Proteins found in one Mucilaginibacter gracilis genomic segment:
- a CDS encoding helix-turn-helix domain-containing protein, protein MNDEIRCAIGHYMDIGEQIKKTRTAKNLSQKEVALALEMDQAQFSRIENGKTDPSFSTIEKIAKALGVGLVELVNADDIFKEVNSYDKSIFEKLALVDQLEEKEKSAFFSILDALVSKKRLKDTLAHALNMI, encoded by the coding sequence ATGAATGACGAAATTAGATGTGCTATTGGGCATTACATGGACATTGGAGAGCAAATAAAGAAAACAAGAACAGCTAAGAACCTTTCACAAAAGGAAGTGGCACTGGCGCTTGAAATGGATCAGGCACAATTCTCACGTATTGAGAATGGTAAAACCGACCCGTCTTTCTCTACTATTGAAAAGATAGCCAAGGCATTAGGTGTTGGCCTTGTTGAGCTGGTTAATGCGGATGATATATTTAAAGAGGTAAACTCTTACGATAAATCCATCTTTGAAAAGCTGGCTTTAGTAGATCAGCTTGAAGAAAAGGAAAAGTCAGCTTTCTTTTCAATACTCGATGCATTGGTGTCCAAAAAGAGATTGAAAGATACTTTAGCCCACGCCCTTAATATGATATAA
- a CDS encoding tyrosine-type recombinase/integrase has product MQGTLYNPLYIRLQAGFSQWLRILNFEPSSPRDMPKILTEFLIYLQDHNCHRPHDIQQEHLKKYMEHLHERPSKTAAGAISLNYIRKHLQVIRKFSRYLTESGQESFTVKLRIKGKSTNVKCILNMAEISSLYEAVKDDTLGLRDKAILALYYGCGLRKNEGANINVKDILLDKDLVYVRKGKGYKERYVPLAGTGKADLENYILYGRPLLATDKKEDALLLNVNGTRLSGHMAYERLQKLKAIAKIKKPAGLHTLRHSIASHLLHSGMALEQIQRFLGHSSMESTQIYTHLKHEQI; this is encoded by the coding sequence ATGCAAGGCACCCTTTATAATCCGCTTTATATCCGCCTGCAGGCAGGCTTTAGCCAATGGCTGCGCATCCTCAACTTTGAACCGAGCAGCCCACGGGATATGCCTAAAATCCTCACCGAGTTCCTGATCTATCTGCAAGATCACAACTGCCATCGTCCGCACGACATACAACAGGAGCATTTGAAAAAATACATGGAACACCTGCATGAGCGGCCAAGCAAAACAGCCGCCGGTGCGATCAGCCTCAACTATATCCGCAAGCACTTGCAGGTAATCCGCAAGTTCAGCCGTTACCTTACCGAAAGCGGACAGGAAAGCTTTACGGTGAAACTGCGCATCAAAGGCAAAAGCACCAACGTGAAGTGTATTCTTAACATGGCAGAGATCAGCAGCTTATACGAAGCGGTCAAAGATGATACGTTGGGTTTGCGGGATAAAGCGATACTGGCCTTGTATTACGGTTGCGGCCTGCGTAAAAACGAGGGTGCCAATATCAATGTTAAAGACATCCTGTTAGATAAAGACCTGGTTTACGTTCGTAAGGGCAAAGGCTACAAAGAGCGTTACGTACCGCTTGCAGGTACAGGAAAAGCCGATTTGGAGAACTATATCCTTTATGGCCGTCCGCTTTTGGCAACTGATAAAAAAGAGGATGCTTTGTTATTGAACGTAAACGGCACACGTTTAAGCGGCCACATGGCCTATGAACGGCTACAAAAGTTAAAGGCCATAGCGAAGATAAAAAAGCCCGCAGGCTTGCATACCCTGCGCCATAGCATTGCCAGTCATTTGCTGCATTCAGGTATGGCTTTGGAACAGATCCAGCGCTTTTTAGGGCATAGCAGCATGGAAAGCACACAGATCTACACGCACTTGAAGCATGAACAAATATAA
- a CDS encoding tyrosine-type recombinase/integrase — protein sequence MNKYKFAPAILAALEPFKAYLQQEHYGKGYIRQHKNYAGIFLEWAEEESLAVEQVTHADILEFADQLKQNGDSIRLINRVMLAVRYYFNWLQQDGQAGYNPAAGIILKGTIRHIPHDLLTLPELEVLYESYPVKDERTHRNKVIVGLLVYQALTREELETLRPEHLKLREGKIHIPPTGKLNSRELGLQPHQILDLQEYLLVVRPKILAERMAERSGRKPDKYKAVEDVHRLFVTMNGQDTIKASLLHLNYALRKINPKYKHGMQIRQSVITEWLKDKNLRTVQYMAGHRYISSTERYKTNNLEDLKDALNKHHPLNLS from the coding sequence ATGAACAAATATAAGTTTGCCCCCGCAATACTGGCAGCTTTAGAGCCTTTCAAAGCTTATTTACAACAGGAACATTATGGCAAAGGCTATATCCGTCAGCATAAAAACTATGCAGGCATATTCCTGGAATGGGCAGAGGAAGAAAGCCTTGCAGTCGAACAGGTTACCCATGCGGATATATTGGAGTTTGCAGACCAGCTTAAACAAAACGGCGATAGTATCCGGCTAATCAACCGGGTGATGCTTGCCGTAAGGTATTACTTTAACTGGCTGCAACAGGATGGACAGGCAGGTTATAATCCCGCAGCCGGGATTATTCTGAAAGGCACGATCAGGCATATTCCGCATGACCTGTTAACGTTGCCCGAACTGGAAGTACTTTATGAAAGTTACCCGGTAAAAGACGAACGAACCCATCGCAATAAGGTGATTGTAGGCTTATTGGTTTACCAGGCATTGACGAGGGAAGAACTGGAAACCCTGCGCCCTGAACACCTAAAATTGAGGGAGGGCAAAATACATATACCGCCCACCGGCAAACTGAATAGCCGGGAACTTGGTTTGCAGCCCCATCAAATCTTAGACTTGCAGGAATATCTATTGGTCGTGCGGCCTAAGATACTGGCTGAACGTATGGCCGAGCGTTCTGGCAGAAAGCCGGACAAATATAAAGCGGTGGAAGATGTACACCGGCTTTTTGTCACGATGAATGGGCAGGACACGATCAAAGCCAGCTTGCTGCACCTCAACTATGCTTTACGAAAGATAAATCCTAAATATAAACATGGGATGCAGATCAGGCAGAGCGTAATAACTGAATGGCTGAAAGATAAGAACCTGCGAACGGTGCAATACATGGCGGGCCACCGCTATATCAGCAGCACAGAGCGCTACAAGACCAATAATCTTGAAGACTTGAAAGATGCACTTAACAAGCACCATCCGTTAAACCTTTCCTAA
- a CDS encoding Tox-REase-5 domain-containing protein: MGGLIGGLFEAGSQLYHSGKITSWKAVGGSALQGAVTGGVAGFTGGASLLATAGASAGANVIGGAANRLIQGKKITAGSVTTDAVTGALAGVGGKFLDKGIKVIGSRFTSSAASKAEAAVIKRELGNWVDESTTGWSKAAKEYQEQITGQPAGKAYLVKGTKFDGIAKDGTLLEAKSSYDNFVKKGTGQFYGWFKGAKSLVDQARRQLTDAAGKKIVWHIETKKTFDAIENLFEANGISGITLEYTPRVQ, from the coding sequence GTGGGTGGTTTGATAGGTGGCCTGTTTGAAGCTGGCTCTCAGTTGTATCATAGTGGAAAGATCACTAGTTGGAAAGCCGTTGGCGGCAGTGCTTTACAGGGAGCTGTTACCGGTGGAGTAGCCGGGTTTACTGGCGGTGCCAGTTTGCTGGCTACCGCGGGTGCTTCAGCCGGTGCTAATGTTATAGGAGGAGCGGCAAACAGGCTTATCCAAGGTAAAAAAATCACCGCAGGCTCTGTGACTACTGATGCTGTGACCGGAGCCCTCGCAGGTGTTGGTGGGAAATTTCTAGATAAGGGCATAAAGGTGATCGGTTCACGGTTCACATCTTCAGCCGCATCAAAAGCAGAGGCTGCTGTAATAAAACGGGAACTTGGTAACTGGGTAGACGAGAGTACTACTGGATGGTCTAAAGCAGCTAAGGAGTATCAGGAGCAAATTACCGGTCAACCGGCCGGCAAGGCTTACCTCGTCAAGGGAACAAAGTTTGATGGCATAGCAAAAGATGGTACGTTGCTCGAAGCCAAAAGTTCTTATGATAACTTTGTTAAAAAAGGGACCGGCCAGTTTTACGGTTGGTTCAAAGGAGCCAAATCTTTAGTGGACCAGGCCAGACGACAGTTGACCGATGCTGCAGGTAAAAAGATTGTTTGGCACATTGAAACAAAGAAAACCTTTGATGCCATAGAAAATCTTTTTGAAGCAAATGGGATCAGTGGTATAACGCTTGAATACACACCAAGAGTACAATAA
- a CDS encoding Imm52 family immunity protein: MIDTFYIGAYWKYRQERLQPVVEKTVGVLNGLKKVDKQFMTWYELGGSRKKALEKMFNTDHDSVNEAYQKMIRKNDIDQQGYSKVGFQFSLWSGHSDDETSNISIIAGTHSDHIANNCIVSIPDDGEARSRLLRLDKVKSVINILIDNWDPEIVILKSSTLSRTLQSTNRLGWVSYFAQPQRLAENSGLVHEKAYHGQGDLFYLDGELLVDYSRMEDFRPLKELSNW, from the coding sequence ATGATAGATACGTTTTATATAGGAGCATATTGGAAGTATCGACAAGAAAGGCTTCAACCTGTTGTTGAGAAAACTGTTGGCGTGTTAAATGGATTAAAGAAAGTGGATAAACAGTTTATGACCTGGTATGAATTAGGCGGTAGCAGGAAAAAAGCCTTGGAAAAAATGTTTAACACTGATCATGATTCTGTTAACGAGGCCTATCAGAAAATGATCAGAAAAAATGATATTGATCAGCAAGGGTATAGTAAAGTCGGCTTCCAATTCAGTTTATGGAGTGGACATAGTGATGATGAAACCAGCAATATATCGATAATAGCTGGTACCCATTCAGACCATATAGCTAACAACTGTATAGTAAGTATTCCGGATGACGGGGAAGCGCGTAGCCGCTTGTTGAGGCTGGATAAGGTGAAATCTGTTATAAATATCCTGATTGATAATTGGGATCCGGAGATAGTTATATTAAAATCATCTACTTTATCTCGCACTTTACAGTCCACCAATCGGTTAGGATGGGTAAGCTATTTCGCGCAACCACAACGATTGGCAGAAAATAGCGGGCTGGTTCACGAAAAGGCCTATCATGGCCAGGGCGACTTATTTTATTTGGATGGGGAATTGCTGGTTGATTACAGCCGTATGGAAGATTTCAGACCGCTTAAGGAACTTAGTAATTGGTAA
- a CDS encoding DUF262 domain-containing protein: MSYQTALPIADVINDVHRKKYLLPAIQREFVWSTFQIERLFDSLMRDYPINSFLFWKVQKEHVKEYEFYEFLRDYHERNKRHNPKADVSGEEEIIAVLDGQQRLTSLYIGLKGSYAYKLPRKRYDNKQAYPQRKLYLNLLSPSEEPELQYSFLFLTQQEAESSDDSHFWFPVGEILNLKELHQVNQYLIDHVFFAGYDKEKANFANLALSKLNQIIHLKPTISYYLETSTELDKVLNIFIRINSGGTILSYSDLLLSIATAQWQYKDAREEITKFVDEINEIGGGFNFNKDFVLKTCLVLGDFSNIAFKVDNFNKSNMLKIENNWDEISKAIRLAVNLVSSFGFNRDTLTSNNVMVPIAYYLKTIGLPENYEVSTNYIKDRADLKKWLIFSLLKRVFGGQSDNVLRVVRKAIQEKPGGFPLNHIIDQFKGTNKTLLFTDEDIENLTWSKYGQSNTFAVLSLLYPSLDFRNKFHIDHIYPKSRMTERHLKKKGISKENIETYISYTDYIGNLQLLDAIPNIEKQNKDFDTWLAALYDEDEIRDFRKKHYLPNVDLSITNFIEVFNKREKLIVSYLKKLLQMETSSDVIQETIL; the protein is encoded by the coding sequence ATGTCTTATCAAACCGCACTTCCTATCGCTGATGTAATCAATGATGTTCATCGGAAAAAATACTTGCTGCCAGCTATACAGAGAGAATTTGTATGGAGTACCTTCCAAATAGAACGGCTCTTCGACAGTTTAATGCGTGATTATCCCATAAATTCATTCCTGTTCTGGAAAGTTCAGAAGGAACACGTTAAAGAGTATGAGTTTTATGAATTTTTAAGAGATTACCATGAGCGGAATAAACGTCATAACCCAAAAGCTGATGTAAGTGGTGAGGAAGAAATAATTGCCGTTCTTGATGGCCAACAAAGACTTACATCGCTTTATATTGGGCTAAAAGGCAGTTATGCCTACAAGTTGCCCCGTAAGCGCTATGATAACAAACAGGCTTACCCACAGCGGAAGCTTTATTTGAACTTGCTCAGTCCCTCTGAGGAACCGGAATTACAGTACTCTTTCCTGTTTTTAACACAACAGGAAGCCGAATCGAGTGATGATAGCCATTTTTGGTTTCCTGTAGGAGAAATACTAAATTTAAAGGAATTACATCAGGTAAATCAATATTTGATTGACCATGTTTTCTTTGCGGGTTACGATAAAGAAAAAGCAAACTTTGCAAACCTTGCGTTATCCAAGCTCAATCAAATAATTCACCTAAAGCCCACGATCAGCTATTATTTAGAAACCAGTACTGAACTCGATAAAGTACTTAATATATTCATCCGCATTAACAGCGGTGGTACTATATTAAGTTATTCTGACCTCTTGCTTTCTATTGCTACCGCGCAGTGGCAATACAAAGATGCCAGAGAGGAAATTACCAAATTTGTCGACGAAATTAACGAGATTGGCGGAGGCTTCAATTTCAATAAAGATTTTGTTCTTAAGACATGTTTGGTACTTGGCGACTTTTCTAACATTGCCTTCAAAGTCGATAACTTTAACAAATCCAATATGTTAAAGATAGAAAATAATTGGGACGAAATATCAAAAGCCATCAGGTTAGCGGTAAACCTCGTATCCAGTTTTGGCTTTAATCGTGATACTCTTACGTCAAATAATGTAATGGTGCCGATTGCCTACTACTTGAAAACCATTGGATTACCGGAGAATTATGAGGTGTCAACCAACTACATAAAAGACAGAGCAGACTTAAAAAAATGGCTAATTTTTTCCCTTCTAAAAAGAGTGTTTGGCGGCCAATCGGACAATGTGTTAAGAGTCGTTCGGAAGGCGATCCAAGAAAAGCCGGGTGGTTTCCCACTCAATCACATTATCGATCAATTTAAAGGAACTAATAAGACATTGTTGTTTACTGATGAGGATATAGAAAACCTTACCTGGTCGAAATATGGACAAAGCAATACATTCGCAGTGTTGTCACTGCTATATCCATCCTTAGATTTCAGGAATAAGTTTCATATAGATCATATTTATCCTAAGAGCAGGATGACAGAAAGGCATTTAAAGAAAAAGGGAATTTCTAAAGAAAATATTGAGACCTACATATCCTACACAGATTATATAGGAAATCTCCAGTTATTGGATGCAATACCGAATATCGAAAAACAGAATAAGGATTTCGATACTTGGTTGGCTGCTTTATACGACGAAGACGAAATCAGGGATTTTCGCAAAAAGCACTACCTGCCAAATGTCGATTTATCTATAACCAACTTTATTGAAGTTTTCAATAAAAGAGAAAAGCTGATTGTTTCCTATTTAAAGAAATTATTACAAATGGAAACCAGTTCGGATGTTATACAAGAAACAATATTATAA
- a CDS encoding IS110 family RNA-guided transposase: MKYKVFIGIDVSKLTIDAHLHGIGASKTFSNEEKGFALFLSWVKKYSKQSEPAEMIICFEHTGMYSIKLATYLNDIEIPFAMLPALQIKQSIGIRRGKNDQIDAQRIAEYAWLHRETIQETLLPAKSILKLQSLLTLRNRLVCDRGGYEATWKEQKKALEGKEHKEIFQVYKSLIMNLTVQVKKIEEQIKAVIESDEAVKLNYQLLTSIKCVGPVLAANMIAYTHNFTRFATWRKFACYVGTAPFEHQSGTSIKGKTRVSSLSNKQLKKLIHMVAICACAYNPEMKSYYKRRVSEGKNKMSTLNVIRNKIISRMFAVVNRGSGYVDLMKYAA, encoded by the coding sequence ATGAAATACAAAGTATTTATCGGCATCGATGTATCAAAGCTTACTATTGATGCCCACCTGCACGGAATCGGTGCTTCTAAAACATTCAGTAACGAGGAAAAAGGATTTGCTTTATTTTTAAGTTGGGTAAAAAAGTATAGTAAACAATCGGAACCGGCGGAGATGATCATATGCTTCGAACATACCGGTATGTATTCAATTAAACTTGCCACCTATCTAAATGATATTGAAATCCCATTCGCTATGCTTCCTGCGCTTCAGATCAAACAATCTATAGGGATCAGAAGAGGAAAGAATGACCAGATCGATGCACAAAGAATCGCTGAATATGCTTGGCTACACCGCGAAACCATTCAGGAAACTCTATTACCAGCCAAAAGTATTCTCAAACTTCAGTCGCTGCTTACATTACGAAATCGCTTGGTATGTGATCGTGGAGGGTATGAAGCCACATGGAAAGAACAGAAAAAGGCATTGGAAGGAAAAGAGCACAAGGAGATATTTCAAGTTTATAAAAGCCTGATAATGAACCTAACGGTTCAAGTTAAAAAGATTGAAGAACAAATAAAGGCGGTAATAGAAAGTGATGAAGCAGTTAAATTAAACTATCAATTACTGACCAGTATTAAGTGTGTAGGACCTGTACTGGCCGCAAATATGATTGCTTATACGCACAACTTTACCCGTTTTGCTACCTGGCGAAAGTTCGCCTGCTATGTGGGAACTGCCCCTTTTGAACATCAGTCTGGCACGAGTATAAAAGGAAAAACACGAGTCAGTAGTTTATCCAACAAGCAGCTAAAAAAATTAATCCACATGGTGGCTATATGTGCTTGCGCATATAATCCAGAGATGAAAAGCTATTATAAAAGAAGAGTGAGCGAGGGGAAAAATAAGATGAGTACGCTAAATGTTATACGCAATAAGATCATTTCCAGAATGTTTGCTGTTGTCAATCGCGGCTCGGGCTATGTGGATCTGATGAAATATGCAGCTTAG
- a CDS encoding site-specific integrase codes for MRSSNTFGIQFVIRLSKQKKNDPATVFARISVNGRRCEISLKKKVDPKSWDEVKGKARGTKDEIRKLNEHIERVRTLIADGYHELVQQKKVITVDAVKSLFLGDDENEMTLIKLGEYHNTEMKDKLADGTMKNYYTTQKYIVKFLKEKHRRADISLAELNYKFIADFETFLSKHQPKDHQKPLRNNGIMKHLERLCKMVNMAVTMDWIAKDPFAKFKQHFDKVERFYLTKEELASIEKKKFTIERLQIVKDLFLFSCYTGLAYIDTMNLSTGNLVKGIDGNDWLITSRQKTDTDVRIPLLPQAEELIEKYKNHPKAINQGTLFPTISNQKTNAYLKEIADLCNINKAITFHIARHTFATTVTLSNGVPIESVSKMLGHTTIRSTQVYAKVVEQKLSEDMLNLKKRMANQ; via the coding sequence ATGAGGAGCAGTAACACATTTGGTATTCAGTTTGTAATCAGGCTGTCCAAACAAAAAAAGAATGACCCCGCAACCGTATTTGCCCGTATCTCGGTAAATGGCAGACGATGTGAAATTTCGCTAAAAAAGAAAGTTGACCCAAAAAGTTGGGACGAGGTTAAGGGTAAAGCCAGGGGTACGAAAGACGAAATCCGTAAGCTTAATGAACACATCGAGCGAGTGCGCACCTTGATAGCCGATGGTTATCATGAGCTGGTACAACAGAAAAAAGTTATAACGGTTGATGCAGTTAAATCCCTATTCCTCGGTGACGATGAAAATGAAATGACTTTAATAAAGTTAGGCGAGTATCATAACACCGAGATGAAAGACAAATTGGCTGATGGTACGATGAAGAACTACTATACTACTCAAAAGTATATTGTAAAGTTTCTAAAAGAAAAACATCGCCGAGCCGACATTAGCCTTGCCGAACTGAACTACAAGTTTATTGCCGACTTTGAAACTTTCTTAAGCAAACATCAACCAAAGGATCATCAAAAGCCATTACGTAATAATGGTATTATGAAACATCTTGAACGCCTTTGTAAGATGGTTAACATGGCCGTTACGATGGACTGGATTGCTAAAGACCCTTTCGCAAAGTTCAAACAGCATTTTGATAAAGTGGAACGTTTTTATTTGACTAAAGAGGAATTGGCATCTATCGAAAAAAAGAAATTTACTATCGAACGTTTACAGATAGTTAAAGACCTATTTCTTTTTAGCTGTTACACAGGTTTAGCCTATATAGATACTATGAACCTATCAACAGGAAATTTGGTAAAGGGCATCGATGGCAACGATTGGTTGATTACCAGTAGGCAGAAAACAGACACCGATGTACGTATCCCTCTATTACCGCAAGCAGAGGAATTGATTGAAAAATACAAGAATCACCCTAAAGCCATTAATCAGGGTACATTATTTCCAACTATTTCAAATCAAAAAACAAATGCCTATCTAAAGGAGATAGCCGATCTGTGTAATATCAATAAAGCCATAACCTTTCATATTGCCAGGCACACATTCGCAACGACGGTAACCTTAAGCAATGGTGTTCCTATTGAATCCGTTAGCAAGATGCTGGGTCACACTACAATACGTTCTACTCAAGTTTATGCGAAAGTTGTTGAGCAAAAGCTTAGTGAAGATATGTTGAACCTGAAAAAGAGAATGGCTAATCAATAA
- a CDS encoding type II toxin-antitoxin system RelE/ParE family toxin, giving the protein MSGSNKFRTITIYKKYFHEFFDKQRQKVKNKIIWTFKLIEEIQYVPETYLKHLEGTSGLFEIRVQSGNDIFRIFCFFDEGKLVVLANGFQKKTQKTPAKEIEKALKIKQLYHEEK; this is encoded by the coding sequence ATGAGCGGAAGTAATAAATTTAGAACCATAACGATTTATAAAAAGTATTTCCACGAGTTTTTTGATAAACAGCGTCAAAAGGTTAAGAATAAAATTATTTGGACATTTAAGCTAATAGAGGAAATACAATACGTGCCTGAAACCTACCTAAAGCATTTGGAAGGTACTTCGGGACTATTTGAGATCAGAGTGCAATCGGGTAACGATATTTTTAGAATATTTTGCTTTTTTGACGAAGGGAAATTAGTCGTACTTGCTAATGGTTTTCAGAAGAAGACACAAAAAACCCCTGCTAAGGAAATAGAAAAAGCATTAAAAATTAAGCAATTGTATCATGAAGAAAAATGA
- a CDS encoding helix-turn-helix domain-containing protein: protein MKKNDNLTTLDDFIKKEYGDRGTTKRELFEQGYSEFKLGALIHEARKAKGLTQTQLADKCGTTKAYISKVENDVQDVRVATLRKIIEVGLGGHLELSIKL, encoded by the coding sequence ATGAAGAAAAATGATAATTTAACTACGCTGGACGATTTTATTAAAAAAGAATATGGCGATAGAGGAACGACAAAACGGGAATTATTCGAGCAAGGCTATTCGGAGTTCAAATTAGGTGCTTTGATCCACGAAGCAAGAAAGGCGAAAGGACTAACGCAAACCCAGCTTGCTGATAAGTGCGGTACAACAAAAGCCTATATATCTAAAGTTGAAAATGATGTTCAAGATGTTCGCGTAGCAACACTACGCAAAATAATTGAAGTGGGGTTAGGCGGTCATCTTGAACTTTCAATTAAATTATAA
- a CDS encoding helix-turn-helix transcriptional regulator, whose protein sequence is MEIINQEALSRCVRDAVRAELQEHFNAGGNPPQDERLLSKQELSEELGVSLVTLTDWMKKGLPYLRLHKRVYFKKSEVLKIMVQKTKEQGGKDER, encoded by the coding sequence ATGGAGATAATAAACCAAGAAGCCCTAAGCCGGTGTGTCAGGGATGCAGTAAGGGCAGAATTACAAGAGCATTTTAATGCAGGTGGAAATCCGCCGCAGGATGAACGGCTATTATCCAAACAAGAACTTTCCGAAGAATTAGGCGTGTCGTTAGTCACGCTTACAGATTGGATGAAAAAGGGGCTACCCTATTTGCGCCTGCATAAGCGGGTGTATTTTAAAAAGAGCGAGGTGCTCAAAATCATGGTACAAAAAACTAAAGAGCAAGGAGGAAAAGATGAACGTTGA
- a CDS encoding helix-turn-helix domain-containing protein → MNVELITWEDLKRFKNEMLSEIKSLLKPGQGQSKQWLKSYEVRKLLNISPGTLQNLRVNGTLRYTKIGGMLYYKMEDIEKLLEGDSK, encoded by the coding sequence ATGAACGTTGAATTAATCACATGGGAAGATTTGAAGCGGTTTAAAAATGAAATGTTGTCCGAGATTAAAAGTTTGTTAAAGCCTGGTCAGGGTCAAAGTAAGCAATGGCTGAAAAGCTACGAAGTCAGAAAGCTGTTAAACATTTCGCCCGGCACCCTACAGAATTTAAGGGTTAACGGAACGCTACGATACACCAAGATCGGTGGCATGCTTTACTACAAAATGGAGGACATTGAAAAGTTATTGGAGGGTGATAGCAAGTAA
- a CDS encoding plasmid mobilization protein — protein sequence MKTGLKETAGTVSEKPKHKGGRPKLTIKREAFVRVRLTATEHFVIAGRAKDAGMRISDWFRSAAKAARVVARLNPEDMQIMRMLTGMANNLNQLTKLAHKDGLLSVARKCDGLMTEIDQALKYFNSDDR from the coding sequence ATGAAAACAGGATTAAAAGAGACGGCCGGAACGGTATCAGAGAAACCGAAACATAAAGGCGGTAGGCCGAAATTGACCATTAAACGGGAGGCTTTTGTTAGGGTCAGATTAACCGCAACGGAGCATTTTGTGATAGCCGGTAGAGCCAAGGATGCAGGTATGAGAATTAGTGATTGGTTTAGGTCGGCAGCTAAAGCCGCAAGAGTTGTAGCTCGGCTAAATCCAGAAGACATGCAGATCATGAGGATGCTTACCGGAATGGCTAACAACCTGAATCAGCTTACAAAGTTGGCGCATAAAGATGGCTTATTATCAGTAGCCCGTAAGTGTGATGGGCTGATGACCGAGATAGATCAGGCACTAAAATATTTCAATAGCGATGATAGGTAA
- a CDS encoding relaxase/mobilization nuclease domain-containing protein: protein MIGKVPKPGKSFGGCIEYNVLKKDAAVLYADGVRIDKVAHTIDDFNMQRKMNPSLGQAVGHIALSWSPNDKGKLDDEKMVEIAKEYLQKMKIQDTQVLMVRHKDKEHPHLHIVYNRVNNQGKTITDKFQHYNNLKFSKQLTLKYGMYMAKGKEQVNRPQLKGIDKLKYELHDTIKAAIKKVNNITELKKELAKQGIDTYFKFRSGTSEIQGISFGKGKYKFKGSEIDRSLSYSKITQAIQQNVQQRESEQVQHKQFVSDLKAAVQSQTSAFPQRQSTGGKSLLEVLLTPEYIEPMPYIYDTDERKKKRKKAKSDL, encoded by the coding sequence ATGATAGGTAAAGTTCCCAAACCCGGTAAAAGCTTTGGCGGCTGTATAGAATATAACGTGCTTAAAAAAGATGCCGCTGTGTTGTATGCGGATGGTGTTCGTATCGACAAGGTTGCACACACCATAGATGATTTCAACATGCAGCGCAAAATGAACCCCAGCTTGGGTCAGGCAGTCGGCCACATTGCATTGAGTTGGAGTCCGAACGATAAGGGTAAGTTAGACGATGAAAAAATGGTGGAGATCGCCAAAGAGTATTTGCAGAAAATGAAAATTCAGGATACACAGGTATTGATGGTTAGGCATAAGGATAAAGAGCATCCCCATCTACACATCGTTTATAACCGGGTAAACAACCAAGGCAAAACCATTACCGACAAGTTCCAGCATTATAACAATCTAAAGTTTAGCAAGCAACTTACCTTAAAATACGGCATGTACATGGCCAAGGGTAAAGAACAAGTGAACCGCCCACAATTAAAGGGCATTGATAAATTAAAGTACGAATTGCACGACACGATAAAAGCAGCGATTAAAAAAGTAAACAATATTACAGAACTAAAAAAGGAACTGGCTAAGCAAGGTATTGATACGTACTTCAAATTTAGGAGTGGTACATCGGAGATACAAGGTATCAGTTTTGGTAAGGGCAAGTATAAATTCAAAGGTTCGGAAATCGACCGCAGTTTAAGTTACAGCAAAATAACCCAGGCCATACAGCAAAATGTACAACAACGGGAATCCGAACAGGTACAGCATAAACAGTTTGTCAGCGACCTGAAAGCAGCCGTCCAATCACAAACCTCTGCATTCCCTCAACGGCAAAGTACAGGTGGTAAATCATTGCTCGAAGTGCTGCTTACCCCTGAATATATTGAGCCGATGCCTTATATCTACGACACGGACGAGCGAAAGAAGAAGCGCAAAAAAGCCAAGTCAGACCTATAA